The Rhododendron vialii isolate Sample 1 chromosome 5a, ASM3025357v1 genome contains a region encoding:
- the LOC131326351 gene encoding cation/H(+) antiporter 20 has product MTVNITSSIETSSNGIWQGDNPLNYAFPLLIVQTTLVLFLSRLLSFLLKPLRQPKVLAEIIGGILLGPSALGRNAEYSHLIFPSWSTPILESVSSIGLLFFLFLVGLELDLTSIRRSGRRALAIAAAGISVPFISGIGVAFVLRKVVRGEDKVGYVALVVFIGVSLSVTAFPVLARILAELKLLTTRVGETAMAAAAFNDVVAWILLALAVATAGNGSDGPHKSPLVSVWVLLSGIAFITFMMVMIRPAMKWVARRCSSGDAVVVESFICLTLAGVMVSGFMTDLIGIHAIFGAFVFGLTIPKGKFSERLISRIEDFVSGLLLPLYFASSGLKTDVAKICGVEAWGLLVLVIVTACAGKILGTFAVAMSFRVPTRESFTLGVLMNTKGLVELIVLNIGKEKKVLNDEVFAILVLMALFTTFMTTPTVMAIYKPACNVSSSSSSSSTTTNGRFKSAALKTTKNDEFHLLACVHGPGNVPALVNLIESTRSTTNARLKLYLMHLVELTERSSSIVMVQRVRKNGFPFINQHCNQGELYDRVAVAFQAYTQLGQVSIQPVTAISALSTMHEDICHIAADKRVKMIILPFHKKWRKSDGDSELMVENAGHGWRGVNQRVLKDSPCSVGVLVDRGFSGGGGSDSDSVSSSSGSGSVSSSGRAHKTPGRIPTMAQRVCILFFGGPDDREALALGRRMAEHPAIKVSVTRFIEKEVLEGNGVTLRPSLNKSSETSYNFSIAAMDREKEKMLDDEAVAEFRTKWDGVVEYIEKAAGNLVEGVMVIGRSGDHDLIVLGKGRFPSTMVPSLADCEAEHAELGPIGDLLASSGQSIVSSVLVIQQHDSAHTEEAPVSKTLDIEDDPIQSHGQSGSEIHHDIV; this is encoded by the exons ATGACTGTAAATATAACCAGCTCCATCGAAACCTCATCCAATGGAATTTGGCAAGGCGATAATCCCCTCAACTACGCCTTCCCGCTGCTCATAGTCCAGACCACCTTGGTCCTCTTCCTCAGCCGActcctctctttcctcctcaaacCCCTCCGCCAACCCAAAGTCCTCGCAGAAATCATC GGCGGGATTCTTCTCGGTCCATCGGCTTTGGGGCGAAACGCGGAGTATTCACACCTGATTTTCCCCTCATGGAGCACTCCGATACTCGAATCGGTATCGAGCATCGGTctcttgttcttcctcttcctcgtcGGCCTCGAGCTCGACTTGACCTCGATTCGCCGGAGCGGTAGGCGAGCTTTAGCCATTGCCGCCGCCGGGATATCGGTCCCGTTCATCTCTGGCATCGGAGTCGCCTTCGTGCTGAGGAAAGTCGTGCGCGGCGAGGATAAAGTCGGTTACGTCGCCTTGGTGGTGTTCATCGGCGTTTCTCTCTCCGTAACCGCATTCCCTGTCCTCGCGCGCATTTTAGCAGAACTCAAGCTCCTCACCACGCGAGTCGGAGAGACCGCCATGGCCGCCGCAGCGTTCAACGACGTCGTTGCGTGGATTCTCCTCGCTCTCGCCGTTGCCACGGCGGGGAACGGCAGCGACGGACCCCACAAGAGCCCCTTG GTATCAGTCTGGGTCCTCCTCTCCGGCATAGCATTCATCACTTTCATGATGGTCATGATCCGACCCGCAATGAAATGGGTCGCCCGCCGCTGCTCCTCTGGGGATGCCGTCGTCGTCGAAAGCTTCATCTGCTTAACCCTAGCCGGAGTGATGGTCTCCGGCTTCATGACGGACCTGATCGGTATTCACGCCATATTTGGCGCTTTCGTCTTCGGACTAACCATCCCGAAGGGAAAATTTTCCGAGAGGTTGATCTCGAGGATCGAGGACTTCGTCTCGGGTCTACTTCTCCCGCTCTACTTCGCGTCAAGCGGGTTGAAGACGGACGTGGCTAAGATATGCGGGGTGGAGGCGTGGGGGCTCTTGGTGCTGGTGATTGTGACGGCGTGCGCCGGGAAGATTTTGGGGACGTTCGCGGTAGCGATGTCGTTTAGGGTTCCGACGAGAGAGTCGTTTACGCTTGGTGTTTTGATGAATACTAAAGGGTTGGTGGAGCTAATTGTACTCAACATTGGCAAAGAGAAGAAG GTACTCAACGATGAGGTATTTGCAATATTGGTCCTCATGGCACTGTTCACTACCTTCATGACTACTCCCACAGTCATGGCCATCTACAAACCCGCCTGCAacgtctcctcctcctcctcctcctcctccaccacaacTAACGGCCGCTTCAAATCCGCTGCTCTAAAAACCACCAAAAATGACGAGTTCCACCTCCTCGCCTGCGTCCACGGCCCCGGAAACGTCCCTGCACTCGTCAACCTCATCGAGTCAACTCGATCGACCACCAACGCCCGCCTCAAACTCTACCTCATGCACCTCGTCGAGCTCACCGAGCGCTCCTCCTCCATCGTCATGGTCCAACGGGTCCGCAAAAACGGCTTCCCGTTCATCAACCAGCACTGCAACCAGGGTGAGTTATACGACCGAGTCGCCGTAGCATTCCAAGCTTACACCCAACTCGGCCAAGTCAGCATCCAACCCGTAACTGCCATATCAGCATTGTCCACAATGCACGAGGATATATGCCACATCGCGGCAGATAAAAGGGTGAAAATGATTATCTTGCCATTCCACAAAAAGTGGAGGAAATCGGATGGTGATAGTGAGCTGATGGTGGAGAATGCGGGCCATGGGTGGAGGGGTGTCAATCAAAGGGTACTGAAGGATTCGCCGTGTTCGGTGGGGGTGCTTGTGGACCGTGGATttagtggcggtggtggtagtGACAGTGACAGTGTTAGTAGTAGTAGTGGCAGCGGCAGCGTTAGTAGTAGTGGTAGGGCCCATAAGACTCCTGGGCGCATTCCCACCATGGCGCAAAGGgtgtgtattttgttttttggcgGGCCCGACGATCGTGAGGCATTGGCATTGGGTCGGAGGATGGCGGAACATCCGGCCATTAAGGTTAGCGTCACGAGGTTCATTGAGAAAGAAGTATTGGAGGGCAACGGCGTTACGTTACGGCCATCACTAAACAAGAGTAGCGAGACAAGTTACAACTTCTCAATTGCTGCAATGGACCGCGAAAAGGAGaag ATGCTAGATGATGAAGCCGTGGCGGAGTTCCGAACCAAGTGGGATGGTGTGGTGGAGTACATCGAAAAGGCGGCAGGCAACCTTGTCGAAGGTGTAATGGTGATCGGACGGAGCGGGGATCATGATCTAATCGTCCTAGGCAAAGGGCGGTTCCCTTCGACAATGGTTCCATCACTGGCCGACTGTGAAGCCGAGCACGCTGAGCTAGGGCCCATCGGAGACTTGCTGGCCTCTTCGGGCCAGAGCATAGTGTCTTCCGTGCTCGTGATCCAACAACATGACTCAGCCCACACGGAGGAAGCCCCGGTGTCTAAGACGCTCGACATCGAGGATGACCCAATACAATCCCACGGGCAATCTGGTTCGGAAATTCACCATGATATCGTGTGA